From a single Oreochromis niloticus isolate F11D_XX linkage group LG3, O_niloticus_UMD_NMBU, whole genome shotgun sequence genomic region:
- the btr33 gene encoding E3 ubiquitin-protein ligase TRIM39 yields the protein MQCIKRMLRTLLRRNKMQRRKKRMRGRVVWVCQQLNREDFGFTTAVLVLCFAASEISFRIQESSEVMASNSFRLSEVQFQCSICQDVFSEPVSIPCGHSFCFTCITTHWDVSRAISCPRCHTVFECRPELCENSFAKEMSEQIRARRQNGVIAVTEKVIYCDVCTGTKTQALKSCLTCLTSYCEMHLEPHLRVATLKIHKLIEPVAMLQNRMCKKHQRLLELFCRSDQRCVCVLCTETDHRSHKTVPVERESQERKVQMKRIEVDVQQMIQDRLQKVEEIKRCVELSKVNSKRDIEKSVQVFSALIRTMERSQAELVEMIQRRQAAAEQRADRLVAELELEITELQRRRSEMEQLFHTDDHLHLIQRFPALSSLPSARSCSEIIVHADTSLGILRRAVFSIEQQLQSELKKLSIQEHEKIQQYAADVQLDPRTANPWLVLSGDGRQVWDGNVEQNLADIPERFDTAPCVLALKGFTTGRHYWEVDVGDKTAWDLGVAKESVNRKGLVTLCPEDGYWTICLRKGSEYRACAGQAELLSLAQRPRIVGVFLDYEEGRVSFYNADTQSHIYSFTHGRFTDAMLPFFNPDMSDNGSNKSPLIIRQVSGIDEGKDLDDITI from the exons ATGCAATGTATCAAAAGGATGCTGAGGACACTTCTGAGGAG GAACAAAAtgcaaaggagaaaaaagagaatGAGAGGGAGAGTCGTGTGGGTGTGCCAACAGCTGAATAGGGAGGACTTTGGCTTCACAACCGCAGTGCTAGTATTATGCTTCGCTGCCTCAGAGATCAGCTTTCGCATTCAGGAAAG CTCTGAGGTGATGGCTTCCAATAGTTTTCGTCTGTCAGAGGTGCAGTTTCAGTGTTCCATCTGCCAAGACGTTTTCTCCGAGCCCGTCTCCATCCCCTGCGGTCACAGCTTCTGCTTCACCTGCATCACAACACACTGGGACGTAAGCCGTGCAATTAGCTgccccagatgtcacacagtcTTTGAATGCCGCCCCGAGCTTTGTGAAAACTCTTTCGCTAAAGAAATGTCAGAGCAGATCCGAGCGAGAAGGCAGAACGGCGTGATTGCAGTGACAGAAAAAGTCATCTATTGTGATGTGTGCACAGGAACGAAAACTCAGGCACTGAAATCATGCCTCACGTGTCTGACCTCATACTGCGAGATGCACCTGGAGCCTCACCTGAGAGTTGCCACTTTGAAGATTCACAAGCTGATTGAACCTGTGGCAATGCTGCAGAATAGGATGTGTAAAAAGCACCAAAGGCTTTTGGAGCTGTTCTGCAGAAGTGACcagaggtgtgtttgtgtgctgtgcACCGAAACCGACCACCGCTCTCACAAAACGGTACCAGTGGAACGAGAAAGCCAAGAGAGGAAG GTGCAGATGAAGAGGATCGAGGTTGATGTTCAGCAAATGATCCAGGACAGACTGCAGAAAGTGGAGGAGATTAAACGATGTGTGGAGCTGAGCAAA GTAAATTCAAAGAGAGACATAGAGAAAAGTGTACAAGTTTTCTCCGCTCTCATTCGTACCATGGAAAGAAGTCAAGCCGAGCTGGTGGAGATGATCCAGAGGAGGCAGGCGGCAGCAGAGCAGAGGGCAGACAGGCTCGTTGCAGAACTTGAGCTGGAAATCACTGAACTGCAGAGGAGAAGAAGTGAAATGGAGCAGCTTTTTCACACAGATGACCACCTCCATCTCATACAG AGGTTTCCAGCTCTGAGTTCTCTTCCATCTGCCAGATCCTGCTCTGAAATCATCGTCCATGCAGACACCAGTTTGGGGATATTACGGAGAGCAGTGTTCAGCATTGAACAGCAGCTGCAATCGGAGCTGAAAAAACTTTCCATTCAAG AGCATGAGAAGATTCAGCAGTATGCAG CTGATGTTCAGCTGGACCCCAGGACAGCCAACCCTTGGCTGGTTTTATCAGGGGATGGAAGGCAGGTTTGGGATGGCAATGTTGAACAAAACCTGGCTGACATACCAGAGCGTTTTGACACAGCACCATGTGTCCTCGCCCTCAAG GGATTCACCACAGGAAGGCACTACTGGGAGGTGGATGTCGGAGACAAGACAGCGTGGGATCTAGGTGTAGCTAAAGAATCAGTCAACAGGAAAGGTTTGGTCACACTGTGTCCAGAAGATGGTTATTGGACTATCTGTTTGAGGAAGGGCAGTGAGTACCGGGCATGTGCTGGACAGGCAGAGCTGCTGTCCCTCGCTCAGAGACCACGTATCGTTGGGGTGTTTTTGGATTATGAGGAAGGCAGGGTGTCATTTTACAACGCAGACACCCAGTCACACATCTATTCTTTCACACACGGCCGATTCACCGACGCGATGCTTCCCTTTTTTAACCCTGATATGAGTGACAACGGCAGCAACAAATCACCACTTATCATCCGCCAAGTCAGTGGAATCGATGAAGGCAAGGATTTAGATGACATCACTATATGA